ATTCGATGAATCAATTAGAGCAGCTTCCTTTATTGTTGAGGAATGTTTCAAACGCAAATTAATATTAAGAGCAGCTGATTTTGAAAAAGGAAAAAATATTGTTGCGATAGCTCCGCCGCTTATTGTTAATAAAGAAGAAATAGAGGAAATGATCAACATTATAGATGCAACACTTACTGATTTTAAGAAAACTCTTATTAAATAAAAGGTAAGATTATACGGATTTTCCTAGGAGGATTGTGAATGACAAACCAAATGCTTGAATTAAGTAGTAAGGTAAATAAGTTCTTAGAGGGATCAAAAAAAATGTATATTAATGGAGAGCTTGTCAAGTCCACATCTTTGCAAACATTTAACACTATTAATCCGGCCACTGGTGAAGTATTAGCATCGGTTTATGAAGCAGGGAGAAAAGATGTAGATTATGCAGTATGTGCAGCTAAAGGTGCTTTTGAAAATGGACCCTGGGCAAAGATGAGTGCCGCAGAAAGAGCAAAGTATATATTTAAATTAGCTGATCTTATTGAAGAACATCAAGAAGAGTTGGCTCAGTTAGATACACTGGATAACGGCAAGCCAATTAGTGAAATGAGAGCGGCTGATTTACCAAATACGATTGAACAATTTCGTTATTTTGCAGGGTGGGCAACGAAAAATATGGGACAAACGATACCAGTATCTCCTTCATTTTTTAATTATACCCGCCATGAGCCTGTAGGAGTTGTAGGGGCCATCATTCCCTGGAATTTCCCGATCATGATGGTTGGGTGGAAAGTGGCTCCAGCATTGGCTGCTGGTTGTACCGTCGTGTTAAAACCAGCTGAACAAACACCATTATCTGCTCTATATTTTGCAGAATTAGTTGAAAAGGCTGGTTTTCCGAAAGGAGTGGTAAATGTTGTACCGGGGCACGGAGAAATTACTGGCAACACACTTGTAGAACATCCAGATGTAAACAAAATTTCTTTTACCGGCTCAACTTCTGTAGGGAAAAAGATAATGAAACAAGCTGCTGACTCAATGAAACGATTAACACTTGAGCTTGGTGGAAAATCTCCCAATATCGTCCTTCCGGATGCAGACCTTTCAAAGACCATTCCTGGTGTTTTCGCAGGTATCATGACTAATCAGGGAGAAATTTGCAGTGCGGGATCCAGAGTCTATGTCCAAAAGGACCAGCTTGCGGAAGTGGTTTCCGGCTTAGTATCTTACGCTCAGCAAGTTAAACTGGGCAATGGGTTAGAGCAGGATACGGAAATGGGGCCTCTAGTTTCTGAAGATCAACAAAAGAGGGTATTAAACTACATTAGTAACGGAATAGAAGAAGGGGCAAAAGTGTTAGTTGGTGGTGGAAAAACGGATAAAGGATTTTTTGTAGAGCCAACGGTGTTTGTTGATGTAGAAGAAGATATGACGATTGCTCGAGAAGAAATATTTGGCCCGGTAGTTGTGGTAATGGCTTACGAAACAGTAGATGAAGTTATTGAACGAGCAAATAATTCTCCATATGGGTTAGGGGCAGGAATCTGGACAGAAAATATTAGAAATGCTCATAATATTGCTAATCGGTTGAAATCAGGAAGCGTGTGGATTAATTGTTATGATTTAGTAGACCCTGCGTCTCCTTTTGGTGGCTACAAAGAGTCCGGATTTGGAAGAGATATGGGTTCTTATGCATTAGAGAACTATACCGAAGTAAAAAGCGTTTGGGTGAATTTAGATTAATCATAAATCCTGAGAACATAATTGAATAACATAAAGGCAGGAAATCACAAAATTATCTAGAGTGTCAGAAAATGTAATGGGATGGAAGGAGATGGTAGTATTAAGTTTGCGATGTTTGTGGTTGATAGAGAAGAATAGGAATAGCTGTAATGGATGTCGGATTACCCCAAAGACGCATTAAATGAAAGCATTTTTTGTTAAAAGTAACGAAATGTTATAAAGAGATTAGTTTTTCAAGTGATAAATAAATGTCAGCTGAAACGCCAATTGTGGTGAAACAGCATATCTTTAACACCTAGCTTAAAGGATAAAGACGGATATCGTCTGTAAAAAAAACAGCGATATCCAGTTATTTTCCTCAATAGCATCAAATCGAACAGGAAGCCTTAACCATATATTTTAAGAATTAATTTAATATATCAGAAAAATCTTAATATTTATACTTTTTCTATCAATTACTAATTTTGTTTGATGATTAATCCCATAAAAATGAGCGTTCACCTTAGAATAATTATAAAGTGAACAAAATTAGATGGATATTACTGGGAATTTATTCGACGTCACAGAGATAGGTCTGTATATTCTATTTAAGGAATATATTAAGAATTACTCCTTAAATAGTTGTTTGAACATACGAATTAAGAAAATGTATAAGAGGAGGGAAAAGGTATGAATCCTTTAAAAGCATTGAGTGTTATTGTTGTTCTAGCGTCTGTTATGATATTAGGTCCTTTGCTGACAGGATCGAATATAACTATTTTCTATCTACCTTTAAATATATTTATTTTATGGATCTTATATTTAATTGTTATCCCTATCATTTGGTATTTAGTAAAGAAAGTAAAAATAGAATCGTAAGGTTTGCAATATCGAAATTAACTGAATAATAGATATTTTATTGGAAGAAAATTTAGATTATTTACAACAAAATGCTAGAAAGGATTTTGGTCCTTGCCTTTACTTTAAATTATTACTATTAGAGACTAAAGAGACTTTTGTTTCGTAAGTAAACTGAAAGTATGATATTCCTTTATAAAAGGAGGAAGCTGATGAATACAATATTGATAGTGGTTATAGTTTATTTATTAGCTATGGTTGTGATTGGGTTTTTGTACAGTAAAAAAGCTTCACAAGATGGTGAAAGTTTTTTAGTTGCCAATAGAAACATGGGATCATTCCTAGGTGGAGGTTCTCTGGCATCTACATACGCCAGTACTTCGAGCTTCTTAGGAACATTAGGAGCAATGTATGCGTTTGGAGTGGCTTTTGGTTTATGGCAAAATGCCGGGGTTCTGATTGGGTTTACCTTGGCAACTATATTTATAGCTCCCAAGTTCAGGGCTTATGGGTCACTTAGTTTTTCGCAATTTTTTGAATTAAGGTATAACAAAAAAGTACGATTTGTAAGTGCTATCGTTACTATAGTTGCTATGTTTGTCTATATAATGGCTCAATTACAAGGCGGAGCGTATGCTATACAGTATGTACTGGGAATAAACTATTGGGTAGGTGTACTTTTAATTGGAGCGGTGTTTATTTTGTATGTAGTATTAGGAGGAAGTCATTCGTCCATTATTGCAAGTTTTACCCAGTTTGTAATGATGATGATCGCAATGCTTACAGTTACTGCTGTAACCATTATAGTAGAGCCATGGGGTAATACTACTTCTCTGG
This DNA window, taken from Alteribacillus bidgolensis, encodes the following:
- a CDS encoding aldehyde dehydrogenase family protein codes for the protein MTNQMLELSSKVNKFLEGSKKMYINGELVKSTSLQTFNTINPATGEVLASVYEAGRKDVDYAVCAAKGAFENGPWAKMSAAERAKYIFKLADLIEEHQEELAQLDTLDNGKPISEMRAADLPNTIEQFRYFAGWATKNMGQTIPVSPSFFNYTRHEPVGVVGAIIPWNFPIMMVGWKVAPALAAGCTVVLKPAEQTPLSALYFAELVEKAGFPKGVVNVVPGHGEITGNTLVEHPDVNKISFTGSTSVGKKIMKQAADSMKRLTLELGGKSPNIVLPDADLSKTIPGVFAGIMTNQGEICSAGSRVYVQKDQLAEVVSGLVSYAQQVKLGNGLEQDTEMGPLVSEDQQKRVLNYISNGIEEGAKVLVGGGKTDKGFFVEPTVFVDVEEDMTIAREEIFGPVVVVMAYETVDEVIERANNSPYGLGAGIWTENIRNAHNIANRLKSGSVWINCYDLVDPASPFGGYKESGFGRDMGSYALENYTEVKSVWVNLD